The Flavobacterium jumunjinense genome includes a region encoding these proteins:
- a CDS encoding PAAR domain-containing protein, producing MPPAARLTDFHQCPMQTPAVPVPIPHVGGPIIGPGEPTVLICKLPAARVGDMLVCVGPPDSIVKGSSTVMIGGMPAARMGDSTAHGGSIVLGALNVMIGG from the coding sequence ATGCCACCAGCAGCAAGATTAACAGATTTTCACCAATGTCCGATGCAAACTCCAGCCGTTCCTGTACCCATCCCTCATGTAGGTGGACCAATAATAGGCCCTGGAGAACCAACCGTTTTAATATGCAAACTACCCGCAGCAAGAGTTGGAGATATGCTTGTATGTGTTGGCCCTCCAGACTCGATTGTTAAAGGCTCATCAACGGTAATGATTGGTGGAATGCCTGCTGCAAGAATGGGAGATTCAACTGCCCACGGGGGTAGTATTGTATTAGGTGCTTTAAACGTAATGATAGGTGGATAA